From one Brachypodium distachyon strain Bd21 chromosome 4, Brachypodium_distachyon_v3.0, whole genome shotgun sequence genomic stretch:
- the LOC100839134 gene encoding heavy metal-associated isoprenylated plant protein 32, which translates to MSKEEVLKIQTCVFKVNIHCDGCNKKVKKVLSKIDGVYQSSVDPEQGKVTVSGLLDPDTIIRKLSKAGKPAVLWGSKPGAGSAAVSAGQFQKLKPDKGKPQQKDAGGGKGQQQPKDANGMSGGGKGAKMQQPIHQHMKGAPTAQQLQQLQMQMKGMKLPPQFMEAAAAAGKMPFAAHGPAPAAAAAMASKDPRTVKFSLPGDDGWGDDEEDDLGGSEFDDDGFDDEEDFEDNDGFYDDEPKVMTKHMAPPPHAAGGGGKKGGGNEVPAAQFKGNNGGKKDAGGKGQHQGGGGQPNNAKGGVGGGAAPGQGKKAGGPMGPVGPMGAMPQPQQAMPRPPNTMGAGAGFPGMGQMGHHPQMGTGGARMPAPAAFYQGGGNGAGGGGGGGAEMLQAAGAAGNPVAQQQYLQLIQQQQQMAALMQQQQQQQMMMMNNGGHGGGAAGYPPPPMMMPSYPAPPPMMMPSYPAPPPPPHGEPYNYFGDEDASSSCSVM; encoded by the exons ATGAGCAAGGAGGAGGTGCTCAAGATTCAG ACATGCGTGTTCAAGGTCAACATCCACTGCGACGGTTGTAACAagaaggtcaagaaggtgctcAGCAAGATCGATG GCGTGTACCAGAGCAGCGTGGATCCGGAGCAGGGGAAGGTGACGGTGTCCGGACTGCTGGATCCGGACACCATTATCAGGAAGCTCAGCAAAGCCGGCAAGCCCGCCGTGCTCTGGGGCTCCAagcccggcgccggctccgccGCTGTCTCCGCCGGCCAGTTCCAGAAGCTCAAGCCTGACAAGGGCAAGCCCCAGCAGAAGGACGCGGGTGGCGGCAagggccagcagcagcccaaGGACGCCAATGGCatgtccggcggcggcaaaggCGCGAAGATGCAGCAGCCGATTCATCAGCACATGAAGGGCGCGCCAACGGCGCAGCAGCTCCAGCAACTGCAGATGCAGATGAAGGGGATGAAGCTGCCGCCGCAGTTCatggaagccgccgccgccgccgggaagATGCCGTTCGCGGCGCACGGGCCGgctccggccgcggcggcggccatggcttcCAAGGACCCCAGGACCGTGAAGTTCAGCCTGCCAGGGGACGACGGCTGGGGggacgacgaagaagacgacctCGGGGGCAGCgagttcgacgacgacggcttTGACGACGAGGAGGATTTCGAGGACAACGACGGCTTCTACGATGACGAACCCAAGGTGATGACGAAGCACatggccccgccgccgcacgccgccggAGGGGGCGGCAAGAAAGGCGGCGGGAATGAGGTCCCCGCCGCGCAGTTCAAGGGGAACAATGGCGGCAAGAAAGACGCCGGAGGCAAGGGGCAGcaccaaggcggcggcggtcagcCGAACAATGCCAAGggaggagttggaggaggagcggcgccgGGCCAGGGGAAGAAGGCCGGCGGCCCGATGGGCCCGGTTGGCCCAATGGGCGCCATGCCACAGCCGCAGCAGGCCATGCCGAGGCCTCCAAACACgatgggcgccggcgccggcttccCGGGAATGGGCCAGATGGGCCACCACCCCCAAATGGGAACCGGCGGCGCCCgcatgccggcgccggctgcaTTCTACCagggcggcggcaatggcgctggcggcggcggcggcggtggcgcagaGATGCTGCAGGCAGCGGGGGCGGCAGGGAACCCCGTCGCGCAGCAGCAGTACTTGCAGCtgatccagcagcagcagcagatggcGGCTCtcatgcagcagcaacagcagcaacagatgatgatgatgaacaaTGGCGGacacggcggcggagcagcagggtacccgccgccgccgatgatgatgccgtcgtacccggcgccgccgccgatgatgatgccgtcgtacccggcaccgccgccgccgccgcacggcGAGCCGTATAACTACttcggcgacgaggatgccagcagcagctgctcggTGATGTGA